In the genome of Hymenobacter cellulosivorans, one region contains:
- a CDS encoding NAD-dependent succinate-semialdehyde dehydrogenase, with protein sequence MAIESFNPYTGKVLRRFRTFSWTKTERILAQAARAATEWRESSFAERRRLMHRAADLLRERQNELARLMALEMGKPVTDGRAEVQKCALTCDYYADHAEEFLADEQIKTEARRSFIAYEPLGVVLAIMPWNFPFWQVIRFAAPALMAGNVGLLKHASNVPQCALALEQIFHDAGFPPATFRTLLIGSDLVEKLLQDDRVKAATLTGSELAGSKVAATAGAQIKKTVLELGGSDPFVVLADADLELAAKTAAQARMVNAGQSCIAAKRFIVHKSILKPFISQLKTHLLAMRTGDPLDEATQYGPLARPDLADELTKQVDDTVKAGAKVELFGGQKEPGTALFRPMILSNIKPGQPAYYEELFGPVALILEARDEADAVRLANDSPFGLGASVWTRDQQRGEAVARRIESGAVFVNAMVKSSPEMPFGGVKKSGYGRELSYLGIREFVNQKSIWVAGEAPVAKKKVE encoded by the coding sequence ATGGCTATCGAATCCTTTAACCCTTATACCGGTAAGGTGCTGCGGCGCTTCCGGACCTTCTCCTGGACCAAAACCGAGCGGATTCTGGCCCAAGCTGCCCGGGCCGCTACTGAGTGGCGTGAAAGCTCCTTTGCCGAGCGCCGCCGCCTTATGCACCGCGCCGCCGACCTGCTGCGTGAGCGGCAAAACGAGCTGGCCCGCCTTATGGCCCTGGAAATGGGCAAGCCCGTAACCGACGGCCGGGCTGAGGTGCAGAAGTGCGCCCTGACCTGCGACTACTACGCCGACCACGCCGAGGAATTTCTGGCCGATGAGCAAATCAAGACCGAGGCCCGGCGCAGCTTTATTGCCTACGAGCCCCTGGGCGTGGTGCTGGCCATTATGCCCTGGAACTTCCCCTTCTGGCAGGTTATCCGCTTTGCGGCCCCGGCCCTGATGGCCGGCAACGTGGGGTTGCTCAAACACGCCTCCAACGTGCCCCAGTGCGCCTTGGCCCTGGAACAGATTTTCCACGACGCTGGCTTCCCCCCTGCTACCTTCCGCACCCTGCTCATCGGCTCCGACCTGGTGGAAAAGCTGCTGCAGGACGACCGGGTAAAAGCTGCCACGCTCACGGGCAGTGAACTAGCCGGCTCGAAAGTAGCCGCCACGGCCGGGGCCCAGATCAAGAAGACGGTACTGGAGCTGGGCGGCTCCGACCCCTTCGTAGTGCTGGCCGACGCCGACCTGGAGCTGGCTGCCAAAACCGCCGCCCAGGCCCGTATGGTCAATGCCGGGCAAAGCTGCATTGCCGCCAAGCGCTTTATTGTCCATAAGTCCATCCTAAAACCCTTCATCAGCCAGCTTAAAACCCACCTGCTGGCTATGCGCACCGGCGACCCGCTCGACGAGGCCACCCAATACGGCCCCCTGGCCCGCCCCGACCTGGCCGACGAGCTCACCAAGCAGGTAGACGACACGGTGAAAGCCGGAGCCAAAGTCGAGCTGTTCGGCGGGCAGAAAGAGCCCGGCACCGCCCTGTTCCGCCCCATGATTCTGTCGAATATCAAGCCCGGGCAGCCGGCGTACTACGAGGAACTCTTTGGCCCGGTAGCCCTCATCCTAGAAGCCCGCGACGAAGCTGACGCTGTGCGCCTGGCCAATGACTCGCCCTTCGGCCTGGGCGCCTCCGTCTGGACCCGCGACCAGCAACGCGGCGAGGCCGTGGCCCGCCGCATCGAGTCGGGCGCTGTGTTCGTGAATGCCATGGTCAAGTCGTCGCCGGAAATGCCCTTCGGCGGGGTCAAAAAGTCGGGCTACGGCCGGGAGCTATCCTACCTCGGCATCCGGGAGTTCGTCAACCAGAAAAGCATCTGGGTAGCCGGCGAAGCGCCCGTGGCGAAGAAGAAAGTAGAGTAG
- a CDS encoding anti-sigma factor produces MNIQEYIESGILEEYALGVLDEAQRAEVERYAAEYPEVRQELDLVQQGLDSYAQAHTQTTPAGMRERVLAGWQAAIRQQEAPQAAPEAPAPVAETVVRPISSAPVAEEAPASGFNWMMAASVALLVLSAAANLILYNRWKDSETQLVALQADQSRVASTMQAVEKRLDTRTQELAVLRSEQFRSVELAGTPAAPKAKARVLYNPATKAVYVDVRNLPALPEGKQYQLWALDKGKPVDAGMLAATTTAGDSLQQMKDVASAEAFAMTVEPAGGSENPTLSTMTVLGKF; encoded by the coding sequence GTGAATATTCAGGAGTACATCGAATCTGGAATTCTGGAAGAATACGCCCTAGGCGTGCTCGACGAGGCGCAGCGCGCCGAAGTGGAGCGCTACGCCGCCGAATACCCAGAAGTTCGGCAGGAGCTCGACCTTGTGCAGCAAGGTTTAGACTCTTATGCTCAGGCACATACGCAAACAACTCCCGCCGGAATGCGGGAGCGGGTCCTGGCGGGGTGGCAGGCCGCCATCCGGCAGCAGGAAGCTCCTCAGGCGGCTCCGGAAGCTCCGGCTCCCGTGGCTGAAACCGTGGTCCGGCCCATCAGCTCGGCCCCGGTGGCCGAAGAAGCCCCGGCTTCCGGCTTTAATTGGATGATGGCGGCTTCCGTAGCCTTGCTGGTGCTAAGCGCCGCGGCCAACCTGATTTTGTACAACCGCTGGAAAGACAGCGAAACCCAGCTCGTGGCCCTGCAGGCCGATCAGTCGCGCGTGGCCTCGACCATGCAGGCCGTGGAAAAGCGCCTAGACACCCGCACTCAGGAACTGGCTGTACTGCGTAGTGAGCAGTTTCGCTCCGTAGAGCTGGCCGGCACGCCCGCCGCGCCTAAGGCCAAAGCCCGGGTGCTCTACAACCCGGCTACCAAGGCTGTGTACGTAGATGTACGTAATCTGCCCGCTTTGCCCGAAGGCAAGCAATATCAGCTCTGGGCCCTGGATAAAGGCAAGCCCGTGGATGCTGGTATGCTCGCCGCCACCACCACCGCCGGCGACAGCCTGCAGCAGATGAAGGACGTGGCCAGCGCTGAGGCCTTCGCCATGACCGTAGAGCCCGCCGGCGGCAGTGAAAACCCGACCTTATCGACCATGACGGTTTTAGGGAAATTCTAA
- a CDS encoding RNA polymerase sigma factor — MSPTTPESPTSVTEELLVQRLRDRDESAMTLFYDKYSAALYGVILRIVKKEEIAEDVLQESLVKIWNSFPSYDASKGRLFTWVLNVSRNLAIDKIRSRQYRVGTRTQPIEESAALRQAATPTFRPEHIGLQEMTGKLAPEQKQIIDLLYFGGFTQSEVAEELNLPLGTVKTRARAAIKVLAKLIR; from the coding sequence GTGTCTCCCACCACTCCCGAATCACCGACATCCGTTACCGAAGAGCTGCTCGTGCAGCGCCTGCGCGACCGGGATGAGTCGGCCATGACGCTGTTCTACGATAAGTACTCAGCGGCTTTGTACGGCGTCATTCTGCGCATTGTCAAGAAGGAAGAAATTGCCGAGGACGTCCTGCAGGAAAGCCTGGTCAAAATCTGGAACTCTTTTCCCTCGTACGACGCCAGCAAAGGGCGGCTTTTTACCTGGGTTCTGAATGTTTCCCGGAATTTAGCAATTGACAAAATCCGGTCTCGACAGTACCGCGTAGGTACTCGCACGCAGCCCATTGAAGAAAGTGCCGCGCTGCGCCAGGCTGCAACTCCCACGTTCCGGCCTGAGCACATTGGTTTGCAGGAAATGACTGGTAAGCTTGCTCCGGAGCAAAAGCAAATCATTGACCTGCTTTATTTTGGTGGATTTACACAAAGCGAAGTGGCTGAAGAACTCAACCTGCCGCTGGGAACGGTGAAAACCCGGGCCCGGGCGGCCATCAAAGTACTTGCAAAACTGATTCGATAG